The sequence CCATCGGGGTCAGCTTGTAGAGCTGCTCGAGGAGCGCCTCGGGGACGAAGCCGTTCTTGACCTCGATCACGAGCCGGAGCCCGTGGGCCCGGTCGGTGAGGTCCTTGAGGTCGGCGATGCCCTGGATCTTCTTGGCCAGCACCAGCGACTTGATGCGCTCGATGACGCGCTCGGTGCCGACGCCGTAGGGCAGCTCGGTGACCACGATGCCCTTGCGCCGGGGAGTGACCGACTCGATGCGTGCCGTCGCGCGCATCTTGAAGGTGCCGCGACCGGTTTCGTAGGCGTCGCGGACGCCGTCGAGCCCGACGATCTTGCCGCCGGTGGGCAGGTCGGGGCCGGGGATGAAGCGCATGAGCTCGTCCAGGCCGGCCTTGGGGTGGGTGATCAGGTGTCGCAGGGCCTGGACGACCTCGACCAGGTTGTGCGGGGCGATGTTGGTCGCCATACCGACCGCGATGCCGGTCGTGCCGTTGACGATGAGGTTGGGGATGGCCGAGGGCAGCACGCTCGGCTCGGTCTCGCGCGAGTCGTAGTTGGGCTTGAAGTCGACGGTGTCCTCGTCGAGCGAGGCCGTCATCGCCACCGCTGCCGGCAGCATCCGGCACTCGGTGTAGCGCATCGCGGCGGGGGAGTCGTCGGGCGAGCCGAAGTTGCCGTGTCCGTCGATGAAGGGGACCCGCATCGACCAGGGCTGCGCCATCCGGACCATCGCGTCATAGATCGCCGAGTCGCCGTGGGGGTGCAGCTTGCCCATGACCTCGCCGACGACGCGGGCGCTCTTGACGTGGCCCCGGTCGGGACGCAGGCCCATGTCGTCCATCGTGTAGAGGATGCGGCGCTGCACCGGCTTCAGGCCGTCGCGGGCGTCGGGCAGGGCCCGGGAGTAGATGACGCTGTAGGCGTACTCGAGGAACGAGGAGCGCATCTCGTCGCCGACGTCGATGTCGAGGATGTGCTCCTCGAAGTCGTCGGGGAGCGGCTGTTTGGTCGTACGGCGGGCCATGGCGGTCATTGTCCTGCCTTGCCGCGGCGATGGGCGCGGGGGCACGCCACAGGGGCTGTAGATTTCCCGGTGTGACCTCCACCGACGCCGCGACGAGTGCGCGCCCGCCCCGGCACTGGGAGGCTGACGTCCTCCTGCGCGACGGCGGCACGGCCCACATCCGGCCGATCCGTCCCGAGGACGCCGAGCTCCTGGTGGAGTTCTACAGCCGGGTCTCCGACGTCTCGAAGTACTACCGCTTCTTCTCCCCGATGCCCAACCTGTCCGAGCGCGACGTCGCGAGGTTCACCCAGGTCGACTACGTCAAGCGCGTCGCCATGATCATGTTGATCGCCGGCGAGATGATCGCGGTCGGTCGCTACGACAGCATCGAGCCGGGCCGGGCCGAGGTGGCGTTCCTCGTGGAGGACAAGCACCAGGGTCGCGGGATCGGCCAGCTGCTCCTGGAGCACCTCGCACAGGCCGGGCGCGAGCGCGGGGTCGAACGGTTCGTCGCGGAGGTGCTGCCGGACAACCAGGCGATGATCCACACGTTCAAGGACGCCGGCTACCAGGTCAAGAGCGCCTACGACGAGGGCGTGATGGAGCTGGAGTTCCGCATCGACCCCACCGACACGGCCATCGGGGTGATGGAGCAGCGTGAGCACCGGGCGGAGTCGGCGTCGATCGAGCGCTTCTTCCAGCCGCGCTCGGTCGCGGTCATCGGCGCGAGTCGCCGCCAGGACACGATCGGGAGGGCGCTGGTGCGCAACCTCGTCACCGGCGACTTCACCGGCCGGGTCTATGTCGTCAACCCGTCCGCCGACGCCGTGTCCGGGATGCCGGCCTACAAGAGCGTCGGCGACATCCCCGACGACGTCGACGTCGCGATCGTCGCCGTCCCGGCCGACGCCGTGCAAGACGTCGTGCTCGACTGCGCTGCCAAGGGCGTGCACGGCCTCGTGGTGATCTCGTCGGGCTTCGCCGAGACGGGCGAGGAGGGGCGCGTACGCCAACGCAAGCTCGTCGGGCTGTCCCGCTCCTACGGCCTGCGACTGATCGGCCCCAACGCGCTGGGCGTGATCAACACCGACCCCGAGGTGAGCCTCAACGCCTCGCTCTCCACCCTGATGCCCCCGCGGGGGCGGGCGGGGTTCTTCTGCCAGTCCGGTGCCCTGGGGTCGGCGATCCTGGAGAAGGTCAACAACCGGGGGTTGGGCCTGTCGACGTTCGTCAGCGCCGGCAACCGCGCCGACGTGTCGGGCAACGACCTCCTGCAGTACTGGCTCGACGACGATGCCACCGAGGTGGTCCTGCTCTATCTCGAGTCGATCGGGAACCCGCGCAAGTTCTCCCGGATCACTCGACGGGTGAGCCGCAAGAAGCCGATCATCGCCGTGCGCTCGGGCCGCTCGACCCAGGGCGTGCCGATGGGGCACGCGGTGCGCAAGATCGCTGCGCCCTCGCAGGCGGTCGATGCGATGTTCCGCCAGTCCGGCGTGATCCAGGTCGACACCCTGGAGGAGATGTTCGACGTCGCGCAGCTCCTGGCCCACCAGCCGCTGCCACGGGGGCGCCGCGTCGCGGTGGTCGGCAACTCCGACGCGCTCGGGCTGCTCGCCGCGGATGCGGCGACCAGCGTCGGCCTCGTCGTCAACAAGCAGGTCGCCCTCGGGGCCGAGGCGGGCGCCGAGGACTTCGAGGACGCACTCGACGCCGCCATCGACGACCCCGAGGTGGACGCGGTGGCGGCCATCTACATCCCGCCGCTCAACGTGTCCGGCGAGGACGTCGCCAACGTCCTGGCCGCCGTGGGGGAGCAGTCGGACAAGCCGATCGTCTCGACGTTCCTCGGCGCCGAGGGTGTGCCGGAGCTGCTGCGCGTGCCCGACGTCGCCGGGTCGAGCGCGGGCCGCGGGTCCGTGCCGTCGTACCCCGCGGTCGAGGCCGCCGTCCGGGCGCTCGCACGGGTCGTGGAATACGCGATGTGGCTGCG comes from Nocardioides piscis and encodes:
- a CDS encoding bifunctional GNAT family N-acetyltransferase/acetate--CoA ligase family protein, encoding MTSTDAATSARPPRHWEADVLLRDGGTAHIRPIRPEDAELLVEFYSRVSDVSKYYRFFSPMPNLSERDVARFTQVDYVKRVAMIMLIAGEMIAVGRYDSIEPGRAEVAFLVEDKHQGRGIGQLLLEHLAQAGRERGVERFVAEVLPDNQAMIHTFKDAGYQVKSAYDEGVMELEFRIDPTDTAIGVMEQREHRAESASIERFFQPRSVAVIGASRRQDTIGRALVRNLVTGDFTGRVYVVNPSADAVSGMPAYKSVGDIPDDVDVAIVAVPADAVQDVVLDCAAKGVHGLVVISSGFAETGEEGRVRQRKLVGLSRSYGLRLIGPNALGVINTDPEVSLNASLSTLMPPRGRAGFFCQSGALGSAILEKVNNRGLGLSTFVSAGNRADVSGNDLLQYWLDDDATEVVLLYLESIGNPRKFSRITRRVSRKKPIIAVRSGRSTQGVPMGHAVRKIAAPSQAVDAMFRQSGVIQVDTLEEMFDVAQLLAHQPLPRGRRVAVVGNSDALGLLAADAATSVGLVVNKQVALGAEAGAEDFEDALDAAIDDPEVDAVAAIYIPPLNVSGEDVANVLAAVGEQSDKPIVSTFLGAEGVPELLRVPDVAGSSAGRGSVPSYPAVEAAVRALARVVEYAMWLRTPDKASADDELVDRQAARRLVNELLMKNPDGLDLGLAEQQQLLGAYGITLWETLTVQNLDEALRAGEDLGWDVVLKATADHLRHRPDLAHVWRNIDNREEMADAWATLSELITEPETAGFVVQKNAAPGVPVGISSMEDPLFGPVLSFGIGGPLTELLGDRSYRIPPLAEHDAQDMVREIKASPILFGYRGSEIVDVTEIEGLVRRVAQIQHDLPEVRALDLPLILAGAHGASVLGAAIRIEPVLDARSDWFVRRLSTPPGDTLPD